One genomic segment of Candidatus Binataceae bacterium includes these proteins:
- a CDS encoding oligopeptide transporter, OPT family: MAWLTYSPLYVRHLASSMAYSCAVQAASPLAQLAPRELTPRGIALGIALALILGAANAYLGLYAGLTVSASIPAAVISMAILRMAGGATILENNVVQAIASAGEAVAAGSIFTFPALIILGHKGPLPYLQVTALSAAGGTMGALLVVFLRRAYIVEDRLPFPEGLACAQVLRAGENQTQIAPLAWGGAIAAGLKATQDVFGILPGMVSGARWLGGAVIGGSINISGALLGIGYIVGLRIASLVFAGGAFAWVVAIPVLALLHGGGQNPDPMRAASALWSSQVRYLGVGAMLTGGIVTLWRLRTRIFAALRDSLAIVGGSHVQVLAREDTDLSPKAIVTAVGLTVPVIFALCLVLGAGVALSAALALMLALIGFFATAIAGYLTGIVGASNNPVSGVTVIVLLAVAIFLKLAGVESVEVGPRLAILSGAVVCTAAAMAGDSLHDLATGYFVGATPRALEIGVLIGAIAASFVMAPILNLLIAGYGIAGTATARPGALAAPQAFLMAKVTQGVFRGGLPWAMIAAGAILAALLAVGDVLAERSSSSWRAPIMPVAIGLYLPFGLSVTIFIGALAGGWLGQEEEGGPRLLFAAGMVAGEALMGVATGALVTAGISLPLL; the protein is encoded by the coding sequence TTGGCTTGGCTTACCTATTCCCCCTTGTACGTTCGCCATCTCGCCTCGTCGATGGCATATAGTTGCGCGGTGCAAGCCGCCTCCCCATTAGCGCAGCTCGCCCCGCGCGAACTGACCCCCCGCGGCATCGCGCTCGGAATCGCCCTGGCACTCATCCTTGGGGCTGCCAACGCATATCTTGGTCTCTACGCCGGCCTGACCGTTTCGGCCAGTATTCCGGCGGCGGTAATCTCGATGGCGATTCTGCGGATGGCCGGCGGGGCCACCATTCTCGAGAACAACGTCGTGCAAGCCATCGCATCCGCGGGAGAAGCAGTCGCCGCCGGATCGATCTTCACCTTTCCCGCCCTCATCATCCTCGGACACAAAGGTCCGCTGCCTTACCTGCAGGTCACTGCCTTGAGCGCAGCGGGTGGCACGATGGGCGCCTTGCTGGTTGTTTTTTTACGCCGCGCCTATATCGTCGAGGACCGTCTCCCGTTTCCCGAAGGGCTCGCCTGCGCTCAAGTTCTGCGCGCCGGGGAGAATCAGACCCAAATAGCTCCGCTTGCGTGGGGTGGTGCGATCGCGGCCGGTTTGAAAGCCACGCAGGACGTGTTTGGCATTCTTCCGGGAATGGTTTCCGGTGCGCGATGGCTGGGAGGTGCGGTGATCGGCGGCTCGATCAATATTTCCGGAGCGCTTTTGGGTATCGGCTACATAGTTGGATTGCGCATCGCCAGTTTGGTTTTCGCCGGAGGCGCGTTTGCGTGGGTTGTCGCCATACCGGTTCTCGCCCTGCTTCATGGCGGTGGGCAAAACCCCGACCCGATGCGCGCCGCCTCGGCGCTGTGGAGTTCGCAAGTCCGTTATCTCGGGGTTGGAGCGATGCTTACCGGCGGAATCGTAACGCTGTGGCGCCTTCGCACGCGCATCTTCGCCGCCCTACGTGACAGCCTGGCTATCGTGGGTGGCAGCCATGTGCAGGTGCTGGCGCGCGAGGACACCGATCTTTCGCCGAAGGCCATCGTCACCGCCGTCGGGCTCACGGTTCCGGTAATTTTCGCACTCTGCCTCGTGCTGGGTGCGGGGGTGGCCTTGAGCGCCGCGCTTGCCCTGATGCTGGCGCTGATCGGATTCTTCGCTACCGCGATCGCCGGCTATCTCACCGGAATCGTGGGTGCCTCGAATAATCCAGTTTCGGGGGTCACGGTCATCGTGTTGCTGGCCGTGGCAATTTTCCTCAAACTTGCCGGGGTTGAAAGCGTGGAGGTCGGGCCCCGTCTTGCGATTTTGTCAGGCGCCGTCGTCTGCACGGCTGCCGCGATGGCGGGTGATTCGTTGCACGACCTTGCAACCGGATACTTTGTTGGAGCGACCCCACGCGCGTTGGAGATAGGCGTGTTGATCGGAGCGATCGCGGCATCGTTCGTCATGGCGCCCATTCTGAATCTGCTCATCGCAGGCTATGGAATTGCCGGAACCGCGACCGCCCGCCCCGGTGCTCTCGCCGCGCCACAGGCATTCCTGATGGCCAAAGTAACTCAAGGGGTTTTCCGTGGCGGCTTGCCATGGGCCATGATCGCGGCCGGCGCGATTCTGGCCGCCCTGCTGGCGGTCGGCGATGTGCTTGCTGAACGGTCCAGCAGCTCTTGGCGGGCTCCAATCATGCCGGTCGCGATCGGACTGTATTTACCCTTCGGCTTGAGCGTAACCATTTTCATTGGCGCGCTGGCCGGCGGATGGCTCGGCCAAGAGGAGGAGGGCGGCCCCCGACTCCTGTTCGCTGCCGGAATGGTCGCCGGCGAAGCCCTGATGGGCGTAGCGACCGGGGCGCTGGTCACCGCCGGAATTTCCCTGCCCCTACTCTAG
- a CDS encoding rhodanese-like domain-containing protein translates to MRKPAAILAVIGAIMVVAIPAIATDIGSIINNKPEQDSFQLIHVDDLAKLMADPNAHVHVFDADGPQVRNTEGMIPGARPLSSDSHYDVAEELPSNKNAMLVFYCHNLH, encoded by the coding sequence ATGCGAAAACCAGCCGCGATCCTGGCTGTAATCGGCGCAATCATGGTAGTCGCGATACCGGCCATCGCGACCGACATAGGCTCCATCATCAACAACAAACCCGAACAGGATAGTTTCCAGCTAATCCATGTCGACGATCTCGCCAAGTTGATGGCCGACCCGAACGCACACGTTCATGTCTTCGATGCCGACGGGCCGCAAGTGCGCAACACAGAAGGCATGATTCCAGGCGCGCGGCCGCTTTCCTCGGACAGTCATTACGACGTGGCTGAGGAGCTGCCGTCCAACAAAAATGCCATGCTGGTTTTCTACTGTCACAACCTGCATTGA
- a CDS encoding LLM class flavin-dependent oxidoreductase, translating to MDFGIALASNLDAWKTVKHAEELGISHAWFYDSQMLAPDIFATMALAAEHTSKIKLGLGVLVPTNRIAPVTANGLATLNQLAPGRIIFGAGTGFTARNTMGLGPMKLGEFAEYLRVVRGLLRGETVDWQCEGASHKVRFLNPEFGMVNIKDKIPLHISAFAPKARKLTAEIADGWMTFLSTMPRALNEADQIALSCRDTGRDPKSLYRTVFTLGCILDGGESPASARARAQAGPLATVFFHGLVESTINLQLPAQIAPLMEEYRRQYATYQPADARYLQMHKLHLLAVRPEEERFLTEDVMRMTTFTAPAPELIERIRALRDAGYDQFTIQLVPGHETALERWVGLFEKV from the coding sequence AGCATGCAGAGGAACTCGGAATTTCGCATGCCTGGTTCTACGACTCGCAGATGCTGGCGCCGGATATCTTCGCCACCATGGCACTTGCCGCCGAGCATACCTCCAAGATCAAATTGGGACTGGGGGTGCTGGTTCCTACCAACCGGATCGCGCCGGTGACGGCCAATGGACTAGCGACTCTAAATCAGCTCGCGCCCGGAAGAATCATTTTTGGCGCCGGCACCGGCTTCACCGCCCGCAACACCATGGGCCTCGGCCCCATGAAGCTAGGGGAGTTTGCCGAGTATCTGCGCGTCGTTCGAGGGCTGCTGAGGGGCGAGACCGTGGACTGGCAGTGCGAAGGCGCCTCTCACAAGGTGCGGTTTCTCAACCCCGAATTTGGCATGGTCAACATCAAGGACAAGATCCCGCTGCACATCTCCGCTTTCGCGCCGAAGGCACGCAAGTTGACCGCAGAAATCGCCGACGGATGGATGACGTTCCTGTCGACCATGCCGCGCGCGCTAAATGAGGCGGATCAAATCGCGCTCAGTTGCCGAGACACGGGGCGCGACCCGAAGTCGCTCTACCGTACCGTGTTCACGCTGGGGTGTATTCTCGATGGGGGCGAATCGCCCGCCTCGGCGCGGGCCCGCGCCCAGGCGGGTCCGCTGGCAACAGTTTTCTTTCACGGCCTGGTCGAGTCAACGATCAACCTGCAGCTTCCGGCGCAGATTGCCCCGCTTATGGAAGAATATCGCCGTCAGTACGCGACTTATCAGCCCGCGGATGCCCGCTATCTCCAGATGCACAAGCTGCATCTGCTGGCAGTGCGCCCGGAAGAGGAGCGCTTTCTGACCGAAGACGTTATGCGCATGACTACCTTCACAGCACCGGCGCCGGAATTAATCGAGCGAATTCGCGCCCTGCGCGATGCCGGCTATGACCAGTTTACGATACAGTTGGTACCCGGACACGAGACTGCCCTGGAACGATGGGTCGGCCTGTTCGAGAAAGTTTGA